One genomic segment of Streptomyces sp. NBC_00239 includes these proteins:
- a CDS encoding HsdM family class I SAM-dependent methyltransferase, which translates to MSEVPPQSGRLERHWTAESIVRRWWAFYNDKTSTRALTKIEFAEHIAYLLFLKLDHERANRPGKFASRPVAPSIDTWPHLVERGGEDLHSYLARTMRTLGTPTPDNQRRTTASVLFHDAQPWNIDRMSELRQLITEEINPYRWVQVPDGELGRAFAQLLSDCYDDMLKKRQTGQFLTPPPLLAVVAKALALTPDDRIIDPACGIGSTLIAAHREMESHGTKVDDSAIAGADIDPQMCRLATMNVLLNTRRLFAGIPPVQRSDSLSRRARAIQRQDRDVAATVALCNPPFKSTDAAVDATHRDDFWAPKADLPTNFLQHIAITLPQGARAAVFAPDSVLFGKGAAATVRRNLLLNCDVHTLLRLPTGIFRGTNSKANILFFTKSAPRPSGEPATRALWVYDARTGNHRTDTGNPLTEDDLSNFLAAYRPDDPDHSSRTRSRQFKPYPVADLLARPSTSLELWADLTEDQQDLGSPGDIAASIVAELNSASSSFQAVVDSLAPGQ; encoded by the coding sequence ATGTCGGAGGTTCCGCCGCAGAGTGGGCGGCTTGAGCGGCACTGGACCGCCGAATCGATCGTCCGCCGCTGGTGGGCGTTCTACAACGACAAGACCAGCACCCGGGCCCTGACAAAGATCGAGTTTGCTGAGCACATCGCCTACCTGCTCTTCCTCAAGCTCGACCACGAACGCGCAAACCGGCCCGGCAAGTTCGCCTCCCGTCCGGTCGCGCCATCGATCGACACCTGGCCGCACCTGGTCGAACGCGGCGGCGAAGACCTCCACAGCTACCTGGCCCGCACCATGCGCACGCTCGGCACGCCAACCCCGGACAACCAGCGTCGCACCACCGCCAGTGTCCTCTTCCATGACGCACAGCCGTGGAACATCGACCGGATGAGCGAGCTGCGACAGCTCATCACCGAGGAGATCAACCCATACCGTTGGGTTCAGGTCCCCGACGGCGAGCTCGGACGGGCCTTCGCCCAGCTTCTCTCCGACTGCTACGACGACATGCTCAAGAAGCGCCAGACTGGGCAGTTCCTGACCCCACCGCCACTCCTCGCCGTGGTCGCCAAGGCCCTCGCCCTCACCCCCGACGACCGAATCATCGACCCAGCCTGCGGCATTGGCAGCACGCTGATCGCCGCCCATCGGGAGATGGAGAGCCACGGCACCAAGGTGGACGACTCCGCCATCGCGGGAGCCGACATCGATCCCCAGATGTGCCGTCTCGCCACCATGAATGTGCTCCTCAACACTCGCCGGCTGTTCGCGGGGATTCCCCCGGTACAGCGTTCGGACTCCCTTTCCCGCAGGGCAAGGGCGATTCAGCGTCAGGACCGGGATGTCGCCGCGACCGTGGCTCTGTGCAACCCGCCCTTCAAGAGCACCGACGCGGCCGTTGACGCCACCCACCGCGACGACTTCTGGGCGCCCAAGGCGGACCTTCCCACCAACTTCCTCCAACACATCGCCATCACCTTGCCGCAAGGTGCGCGAGCCGCCGTCTTCGCCCCCGACAGCGTGCTATTCGGTAAGGGCGCCGCGGCCACCGTACGCCGCAATCTGCTCCTCAACTGCGACGTGCACACTCTGCTGCGCCTGCCCACCGGCATCTTCCGGGGCACCAACTCCAAGGCGAACATCCTCTTTTTCACCAAGTCCGCCCCTCGCCCCAGCGGCGAGCCCGCCACGCGCGCCCTGTGGGTCTACGACGCCCGCACCGGCAACCACCGCACGGACACCGGCAACCCGCTCACCGAGGACGACCTGTCCAACTTCCTCGCCGCCTACCGCCCAGACGACCCCGACCACAGCAGCCGTACCCGGTCACGCCAGTTCAAGCCGTACCCCGTAGCCGATCTTCTGGCCCGCCCCAGCACCAGCCTGGAGCTCTGGGCCGACCTCACCGAAGACCAGCAGGACCTCGGTTCCCCAGGCGACATTGCGGCCTCCATCGTCGCCGAACTGAACAGCGCCAGCAGCAGCTTCCAGGCCGTCGTGGACTCACTCGCCCCCGGCCAGTGA
- a CDS encoding class I SAM-dependent DNA methyltransferase: MSTDKPATAPAQDSPQESVLLGPQATPRAAAAESTSTLVNRLWSYCELLRHSGVSTLDYVEQLTYLLFLKMADERANRPAKFRRNLPEEPLVPPGRDWASLTTRSGDALLDHYEFILKDLGSRGGTMLGEVFAKSSNKIHEPAVLERLIKDLINPYRWTTEDQDLKGDAYEGLLQRGAEDRKTGAGQYFTPRPVIDAMVDCVRPQVGETITDPACGTGGFLIAAHAHLNQHYQEQLYGDEGRKLQTGAITGYELVRETARLALMNMLLHNIGTSEAKPLITVQDSLAKSPSRFYDIVFANPPFGVGSVTGEAYTARKDFWTQTTNKQLNFVQHIYNLLKTNGRAAVVLPDNVLFESGAGETIRRNLLNLCDVHTLLRLPTGIFYANGVKANVLFFDKTGQRTGGRPGTRQLWVYDFRTDQRFTLKQRQLRREHLDDFVAAFHSGGTDFSARKPTDRFQPYDYEELITRDKVNLDLTVLRSGTDSANTALASPDVIAQEIVDELEAALAEFTTVARALKREADPESVTRTGTTSTADDDSDETGEARAG, from the coding sequence ATGAGCACCGACAAGCCCGCCACTGCCCCGGCGCAGGACTCGCCCCAGGAAAGTGTTCTCCTTGGGCCTCAGGCCACGCCCAGGGCGGCCGCGGCCGAGTCGACTAGCACTCTCGTCAACCGACTCTGGTCGTACTGCGAGCTCCTGCGCCACTCCGGGGTCTCCACTCTCGACTACGTCGAGCAGCTCACGTACCTCCTCTTCCTGAAGATGGCGGACGAGCGGGCCAACCGCCCGGCGAAGTTCCGCCGCAACCTGCCGGAGGAACCCCTCGTTCCTCCGGGCCGGGACTGGGCAAGCCTGACCACTCGCTCCGGTGACGCGCTGCTCGACCACTACGAGTTCATCCTCAAGGACCTCGGTTCGCGCGGCGGCACCATGCTCGGTGAGGTTTTCGCCAAGTCGAGCAACAAGATCCACGAACCGGCCGTCCTGGAGCGGCTGATCAAGGACCTGATCAACCCGTACCGCTGGACCACCGAAGACCAGGACCTCAAGGGCGACGCGTACGAGGGCCTGCTGCAGCGCGGCGCCGAGGACCGCAAGACCGGCGCCGGCCAGTACTTCACTCCCCGCCCTGTCATCGACGCCATGGTCGACTGTGTCCGGCCCCAGGTCGGCGAGACCATCACCGACCCAGCCTGCGGAACGGGCGGCTTCCTCATCGCCGCCCATGCCCACCTCAATCAGCACTACCAGGAACAGCTCTACGGTGATGAGGGCCGCAAGCTGCAAACTGGCGCGATCACCGGCTACGAGCTGGTCCGGGAGACCGCCCGTCTGGCGCTGATGAACATGCTGCTGCACAACATCGGCACATCCGAGGCCAAGCCACTGATCACCGTGCAGGACTCCCTGGCGAAGTCTCCCTCGCGGTTCTACGACATCGTCTTCGCCAACCCGCCCTTCGGTGTTGGCTCGGTGACGGGCGAGGCGTACACCGCCCGCAAGGACTTCTGGACCCAGACCACCAACAAACAGCTCAACTTCGTCCAGCACATCTACAACTTGCTGAAGACCAACGGCCGGGCAGCCGTCGTCCTCCCCGACAACGTGCTCTTCGAGTCAGGTGCCGGCGAGACGATCCGCCGCAACCTGCTGAACCTGTGCGATGTGCACACGCTGCTGCGCCTGCCCACCGGCATCTTCTACGCCAACGGTGTCAAGGCCAACGTCCTGTTCTTCGACAAGACCGGCCAGCGCACCGGAGGCCGCCCCGGCACCAGGCAGCTGTGGGTCTACGACTTCCGCACCGACCAGCGGTTCACCCTCAAGCAGCGGCAGCTGCGCCGCGAGCACCTGGACGACTTCGTCGCCGCCTTCCACTCGGGCGGCACCGATTTCTCCGCTCGCAAGCCCACTGATCGCTTCCAGCCTTACGATTACGAAGAACTGATCACTCGTGACAAGGTGAATCTCGACCTGACCGTCCTCCGATCGGGAACGGACTCCGCGAACACGGCCCTTGCGTCGCCCGACGTGATCGCCCAGGAGATCGTGGACGAACTGGAGGCCGCTTTGGCTGAGTTCACCACCGTGGCACGCGCTCTGAAGAGGGAAGCGGACCCGGAGAGCGTCACGCGAACGGGAACAACCAGCACAGCCGACGACGACAGCGACGAAACAGGGGAAGCCCGCGCGGGGTAG
- a CDS encoding restriction endonuclease subunit S, which produces MRGTAVDVAESRGVGGATSGGGNSGVGNGEGISGLPKGWARATLGEIGVEVQPGFASGKHNRDGNGVLHLRPMNITRHGVIDTSDARFIEDESERRVQRGDILFNNTNSPALVGKTAWVDSEKPLAYSNHMTRLRPPVGLDGQFLAIQLHALWSTGYFKTVLNNHVNQASVSRKVLLDTTITIPPLAEQRRIVARLDEQLDHVEAGESSLARAAKKLTELISQIRSREVRTSPGKELPPGWRWGTVGDVLQRIEAGKSFTCLPRAAHEDEWGIIKVSAMTWGEFRADENKAVPEGREVNPDFEICSGDILLSRANTVEYVGAPVLVGPVRGKLLLSDKSLRLVPKDRVSREWLLEVLSSRYVRDQYSDAATGTSDSMRNISQGVVKSARIPVPGSYDEQQRIASVIRDRIAQVGVLRDALDSQAAEVINLRAALLYAAFTGTLVAQDPTDEPASTLLDRIRAQRSAATGTKSARRRTPRTSKSTGDPGQGELPL; this is translated from the coding sequence GTGAGGGGGACCGCCGTGGACGTCGCGGAAAGCAGGGGAGTCGGAGGCGCGACCTCTGGCGGGGGGAATTCCGGAGTGGGGAACGGTGAAGGTATCTCCGGCCTACCGAAGGGTTGGGCTCGGGCAACGCTCGGTGAAATTGGCGTTGAGGTACAGCCGGGATTTGCCAGCGGAAAACACAACCGCGATGGCAACGGTGTCCTACACCTGCGCCCGATGAACATCACACGCCATGGAGTCATCGATACCTCCGACGCTCGCTTCATTGAGGATGAGTCGGAGCGGCGCGTGCAGCGCGGAGATATCCTCTTCAATAATACCAACAGCCCGGCGCTGGTAGGAAAGACGGCCTGGGTCGACTCGGAAAAGCCCTTGGCGTACTCCAACCACATGACACGCCTTCGCCCCCCGGTTGGACTCGATGGCCAGTTTTTGGCTATTCAGCTCCACGCGTTGTGGTCCACTGGCTATTTCAAGACCGTCTTGAATAATCATGTAAACCAGGCGAGTGTGTCACGGAAAGTGCTGCTTGACACAACAATCACGATTCCGCCACTCGCCGAGCAGCGCCGCATCGTGGCACGGCTGGACGAGCAGCTGGACCACGTCGAGGCGGGCGAATCGTCCCTTGCGCGCGCCGCAAAAAAGCTGACTGAGCTCATCAGTCAGATCCGGTCACGAGAGGTCCGGACGAGTCCTGGCAAGGAATTGCCGCCAGGGTGGCGATGGGGGACGGTCGGTGACGTTCTGCAGAGAATTGAGGCCGGGAAATCTTTCACCTGCCTCCCTAGGGCCGCCCACGAGGACGAGTGGGGCATTATCAAAGTCAGCGCTATGACCTGGGGAGAGTTTCGAGCAGACGAGAATAAGGCCGTCCCTGAAGGGCGGGAAGTAAACCCTGATTTCGAAATCTGCAGCGGCGATATTTTGCTGAGCCGCGCAAACACCGTGGAATATGTCGGGGCACCCGTTCTGGTTGGCCCCGTCCGCGGAAAGCTTCTACTGAGCGACAAAAGCTTGCGTCTCGTCCCGAAGGATCGAGTGAGTCGCGAATGGCTTCTCGAGGTGCTTTCTTCCCGGTATGTGCGCGACCAGTACTCCGACGCCGCTACGGGAACCAGTGATTCCATGCGGAACATCTCTCAAGGAGTTGTGAAGTCTGCCAGAATCCCGGTGCCTGGGTCCTACGATGAGCAGCAGCGAATCGCGTCGGTAATTCGCGACAGGATTGCACAGGTAGGTGTGCTGAGGGATGCTCTGGACAGTCAGGCTGCCGAGGTGATCAACCTCCGCGCCGCTCTCCTCTACGCCGCCTTCACTGGCACCCTTGTCGCCCAGGACCCCACCGACGAGCCCGCCTCCACACTGCTCGACCGCATCCGCGCCCAGCGCTCCGCCGCCACCGGAACGAAGAGCGCGCGACGCCGCACACCGCGCACCAGCAAGTCGACCGGCGACCCCGGTCAAGGAGAACTGCCCCTGTGA